One window of the Leptospira ryugenii genome contains the following:
- the hisF gene encoding imidazole glycerol phosphate synthase subunit HisF: protein MVFKSYMIRRVIARLDIKGPNLVKGIHLEGLRVLGSPEQFADYYYESGADELLYMDVVASLYNRNSLKDIITKTAKQVFIPLTVGGGLRSLDDINDVLRAGADKVCINTAAIKNPEMISQASRKFGSSTIVIAIEAIKQPDGRYLAYTDNGREYTGVEVLEWARKVESLGAGEILITSVDKEGTGTGFDIQLTNSICKEVGIPVIAHGGCGKREHIAEVLNSTNVSSVAIASLLHYSYIEKHSATYKIESEGNLDFLKSGRTYKNFEKTRISEIKEYLIEKNIECRKT from the coding sequence TTGGTTTTTAAATCATATATGATACGGAGAGTCATTGCAAGACTAGATATAAAAGGACCCAATCTAGTAAAAGGAATCCACCTTGAGGGATTAAGGGTCCTCGGTAGCCCAGAACAGTTCGCTGATTATTATTATGAGTCTGGTGCTGATGAGCTACTATATATGGATGTAGTTGCGAGTCTTTACAACCGAAATAGCCTCAAAGATATCATTACAAAAACAGCAAAGCAGGTTTTTATCCCCTTAACTGTCGGTGGTGGTTTAAGATCTCTCGATGACATCAACGATGTCCTGAGGGCGGGAGCTGACAAGGTTTGTATCAACACAGCAGCTATTAAAAATCCTGAGATGATAAGCCAAGCATCGAGGAAATTTGGTAGCTCTACAATTGTGATCGCCATTGAGGCGATTAAGCAACCTGATGGGCGTTATCTAGCCTATACTGATAACGGTCGTGAATATACTGGAGTGGAAGTCTTGGAATGGGCTAGAAAAGTGGAAAGCCTCGGGGCAGGAGAGATTCTCATCACGTCTGTCGATAAGGAAGGAACAGGAACGGGTTTTGATATTCAACTAACAAATTCTATATGCAAAGAAGTAGGCATACCAGTAATTGCGCATGGTGGATGTGGGAAGAGGGAGCATATTGCTGAAGTATTGAACTCGACAAATGTAAGTTCAGTTGCTATTGCAAGCCTCTTGCATTATTCGTACATTGAAAAGCATAGTGCTACATATAAAATTGAATCCGAAGGAAATCTAGATTTTCTCAAAAGTGGTCGGACATATAAAAACTTTGAGAAAACTCGGATTAGTGAAATCAAAGAGTATCTAATCGAAAAAAATATTGAATGCAGAAAAACATGA
- the hisH gene encoding imidazole glycerol phosphate synthase subunit HisH — MNQVNAKTIIVDYDMGNLFSVEHACNKVGLPVAISSDPKEILNAPALILPGVGAFADAMQNLMKFNLVEVIRDFAASGKPLMGICLGMQLLFTESEEFGHTKGLGIIDGRVTKFPKISPTGKHLPIPQINWNQIIKPESDSDAWENSPLFQNENGDYMYFIHSFYTIPERQSDILTLTNYEGFEYCSAIHRENVFALQFHPEKSGEKGILIYRSFRDMVMERVHN, encoded by the coding sequence ATGAATCAAGTTAATGCAAAGACGATAATAGTTGATTATGACATGGGAAACTTATTTAGCGTTGAACATGCTTGCAATAAGGTCGGTCTACCCGTCGCTATCTCTTCTGATCCAAAAGAAATCCTAAATGCACCAGCCCTTATTCTTCCAGGAGTCGGCGCATTCGCTGATGCGATGCAAAACCTAATGAAATTCAATTTGGTGGAAGTGATCCGTGATTTTGCTGCCTCTGGTAAACCTTTGATGGGAATTTGTCTGGGAATGCAGCTACTGTTTACAGAAAGCGAGGAATTTGGCCATACGAAAGGACTCGGAATCATTGATGGGAGAGTCACAAAATTTCCCAAGATATCCCCAACTGGAAAGCATTTACCAATTCCGCAGATTAACTGGAATCAAATTATCAAGCCGGAATCTGATTCCGATGCTTGGGAAAACTCTCCCCTCTTTCAGAATGAGAATGGCGATTATATGTATTTTATACATTCTTTTTATACAATTCCGGAGAGGCAGTCTGACATACTTACCCTTACAAATTACGAAGGATTTGAATATTGTTCGGCAATACATCGCGAGAACGTATTTGCCCTACAATTTCACCCTGAAAAGAGTGGAGAAAAAGGTATACTAATTTATCGGTCATTCAGAGATATGGTTATGGAAAGGGTGCACAACTAA
- a CDS encoding N-acetyl sugar amidotransferase → MEVKPKNTKERYNLPDEIKFCKRCTMSNQRPRITFDEKGVCSACNYADYKDTKVDWKQRESELKALLDRYRRDDGTYDVIVPSSGGKDSAFVAHELKHKYGMNPLTVTWSPHLYTDIGFKNHQNMIHVGDLANVNGAPPGATHRKLTKLSFEILGDPFQPFIFGQANFPLQIAVRYKIPLIMYGENGEVEYGGDLKNAFVPTRDYRSDHKKHYFSNLGPEDYVNYGISPKELVPYMAPSNEELDAIGTTIHFYGYYRKWIPQENYYYCVENTGFSANPVRSEGTYSKYASLDDRLDGFHYYLSFIKFGIGRATSDSAHEIRDKHLTREEGVTLVRKYDGEFPARYFQEFLEYCDITEEYFWEVVDSWRSSHIWSKENGEWKIKAQVE, encoded by the coding sequence ATGGAAGTAAAACCAAAGAACACAAAAGAGAGATATAATCTACCAGATGAGATTAAATTTTGCAAACGATGCACAATGTCTAACCAAAGACCCAGGATCACTTTTGACGAAAAAGGTGTATGCTCTGCATGCAATTATGCTGATTATAAAGACACCAAAGTCGACTGGAAACAAAGAGAAAGTGAATTAAAAGCATTATTGGATCGCTATCGTAGAGATGATGGAACTTACGATGTGATTGTGCCTTCTAGCGGTGGTAAAGATAGCGCCTTTGTTGCGCATGAACTCAAACACAAATACGGAATGAACCCTTTAACAGTAACCTGGTCGCCGCATTTGTATACGGACATAGGTTTTAAGAACCATCAAAATATGATTCATGTTGGTGACTTAGCCAATGTAAACGGTGCTCCTCCTGGTGCAACTCATCGTAAGCTAACCAAGTTATCCTTTGAAATATTGGGGGATCCGTTCCAACCGTTTATTTTTGGTCAGGCGAACTTCCCTCTGCAAATCGCCGTGAGATATAAGATTCCTTTGATTATGTACGGTGAAAATGGGGAAGTTGAGTATGGCGGTGATTTAAAGAATGCCTTTGTCCCAACGCGTGATTACCGTTCCGATCATAAGAAGCACTATTTTTCAAACTTGGGTCCCGAGGATTATGTAAATTACGGAATTAGTCCTAAGGAACTTGTTCCTTATATGGCTCCCTCGAACGAGGAGTTAGATGCAATCGGCACTACGATTCATTTTTACGGTTACTATAGAAAATGGATCCCGCAAGAAAATTATTACTACTGTGTGGAAAACACTGGTTTCAGTGCAAACCCTGTCCGTAGTGAAGGAACCTATTCTAAGTATGCATCTTTAGATGATAGATTGGATGGATTTCATTATTACTTGAGCTTCATTAAATTTGGAATTGGTAGAGCTACATCGGATTCTGCTCATGAAATTAGAGATAAACACTTAACGAGAGAAGAGGGTGTTACTCTTGTTAGAAAGTATGACGGCGAGTTTCCAGCTCGTTACTTCCAAGAATTCTTGGAATATTGCGATATAACAGAAGAATACTTTTGGGAAGTTGTTGATAGTTGGAGATCATCCCATATCTGGTCAAAAGAAAATGGGGAGTGGAAGATAAAAGCTCAGGTTGAATGA
- a CDS encoding Gfo/Idh/MocA family oxidoreductase, whose protein sequence is MKYLVVGFGSIGSRHAQSLISGGKDVYIFDPSDESYRQGLERIQALPSVAKRITSLEQSASLGIDRVVLSSSARERFSIFQKLVQLGIKNFLLEKIVFQSGEQFKQAIHLVEQKDIKTYCNFPNRYFPKYVNILNQGSVHNLRMSVVAGDIGMVTSAVHYMDLFEYLSGEKIQSSSGSLVRSPKDNKRGNHYQEYFGSMKFLTKSKQSLHLFFDSGHAAAPSIVLDADEIQLQISESSGRCVSVKENQYHWDEFEIIPNSRLTNQIFQDIQEEKCKLPSIIDVENIHRHIFHLISASEGKEFKEDTLFPIT, encoded by the coding sequence GTGAAATATTTAGTTGTAGGATTTGGATCGATCGGATCTAGGCATGCGCAATCTCTAATTTCCGGAGGTAAGGATGTCTACATTTTTGATCCTTCTGATGAGAGTTACAGGCAAGGACTGGAGCGAATTCAAGCGCTCCCGTCCGTAGCCAAGAGAATAACCTCCTTAGAACAAAGTGCCTCTCTGGGAATCGATCGGGTCGTTCTATCCTCTTCTGCCAGGGAGCGCTTTTCGATATTTCAAAAACTTGTTCAACTCGGAATCAAAAACTTTCTTTTAGAAAAGATAGTCTTCCAATCTGGCGAACAGTTTAAGCAAGCAATCCACCTCGTTGAACAGAAAGATATCAAAACGTACTGTAATTTTCCCAACCGTTATTTTCCTAAATATGTGAACATTCTTAACCAGGGATCTGTTCACAACCTCCGCATGAGTGTTGTGGCTGGAGATATTGGGATGGTTACCAGTGCTGTCCATTATATGGATCTTTTTGAATATCTTTCAGGAGAGAAAATCCAGTCGTCATCTGGTTCTCTTGTTCGATCACCGAAGGACAATAAGCGAGGGAATCATTACCAAGAATACTTCGGAAGTATGAAATTCCTAACAAAGAGCAAGCAATCTTTGCATTTGTTTTTCGATTCTGGCCATGCAGCAGCACCCAGCATTGTGCTGGATGCTGATGAAATACAATTACAGATCAGTGAGAGTAGTGGACGTTGTGTTTCTGTGAAAGAGAATCAGTATCATTGGGATGAATTCGAAATCATACCCAATAGCAGGCTCACAAATCAAATTTTCCAGGACATCCAAGAGGAAAAATGCAAATTGCCCTCCATCATAGATGTCGAAAATATCCATAGGCATATCTTTCATTTGATAAGCGCCTCTGAAGGAAAAGAGTTTAAAGAAGATACTTTGTTTCCTATTACCTGA
- a CDS encoding 6-hydroxymethylpterin diphosphokinase MptE-like protein, which yields MTDPISSKFDSLVNEITVIGLEYHLTSLDDHVQANIPYVKKSIKDLPPPTSDTGIVISAGPSLQRQNSLQKIVDSGYSKITISTDGSYIASIKKGIVPEYVLTLDPHPTRIVRWFGDPDIQKNLENDDYFERQDLNVDFRTNTLKQNEENIRIVNENAGKTKAIVATTVHPSVTKRLIEAGFDIYWWHPLVDDPNKPDSLTRNFYQKIKLPCLNTGGTVGTTSWLFAELILKLKNIAVIGMDYGYYDDLPIEKTQTYYELVMKEGKEGVEQYFVPHKNSLTGQGFYIDPTYYWYRRNFYELLERSEATLINCTEGGTLEHPQIKNINFTEFLTQHK from the coding sequence ATGACAGATCCCATCAGTAGCAAATTTGATTCTCTTGTAAATGAAATTACAGTCATTGGTCTTGAATATCACCTAACAAGCTTAGATGACCATGTTCAAGCAAATATTCCTTATGTTAAGAAGTCGATTAAAGATCTTCCTCCTCCTACATCGGATACTGGAATTGTAATATCAGCAGGGCCAAGTCTTCAGAGGCAAAATTCTCTCCAAAAAATTGTCGATTCTGGTTACTCGAAAATCACGATTTCTACTGATGGCTCATACATTGCCTCAATCAAAAAAGGCATTGTTCCTGAGTATGTCCTCACATTAGATCCACATCCCACTCGAATCGTCCGTTGGTTCGGGGATCCTGATATCCAGAAAAATCTAGAAAATGATGATTATTTTGAACGCCAAGATCTCAATGTGGATTTTCGAACCAATACCCTGAAACAAAACGAAGAGAATATACGCATCGTAAATGAAAACGCGGGCAAAACGAAGGCCATTGTAGCGACGACAGTACATCCTTCCGTTACAAAACGCTTAATAGAGGCAGGATTTGATATTTATTGGTGGCATCCACTCGTAGATGACCCTAATAAACCCGATAGCCTCACGAGAAATTTTTACCAAAAAATCAAATTGCCCTGTCTAAATACGGGGGGAACCGTAGGCACCACTTCCTGGTTGTTTGCTGAGTTGATCCTCAAATTGAAGAACATAGCAGTGATAGGTATGGATTACGGATATTATGACGACCTCCCAATCGAGAAAACACAAACCTATTATGAGCTTGTCATGAAAGAAGGAAAGGAAGGTGTGGAGCAGTATTTTGTTCCACACAAGAACTCCCTAACGGGACAGGGCTTCTACATTGACCCAACTTACTACTGGTACCGAAGAAATTTTTACGAATTGCTCGAGCGGTCAGAGGCAACACTAATCAACTGTACTGAGGGAGGAACTTTGGAACACCCTCAGATCAAAAATATAAATTTCACCGAATTTTTAACACAGCACAAATAA
- a CDS encoding B12-binding domain-containing radical SAM protein, with the protein MAKILLINPIIREEDKPKHIPYGLSLMAAIAMEKGHEVQFYDANAWRLGYDVIEEVATADDWDVIGIGGLTTAYSSIKKIVGICKKVSPKSFIIAGGGFITSMPLDIMNWLKEIDLGVIGEAFLTWPEILEKIDRKDFDFSECLGVCYRDEEGNPVLTDVRPNIADLDILPYPAWDLLPMEIYFENSQLLYSESAYLAKRRIDVNGSLGCSLVCKYCWHLGIIGDMTVEKNENGVKDVRFSYGRNIRYHSPRYIVDMVKTLVEKYNIDFVSFIDENMMTMDAASGRKWLFELCDLWIAEGLQPTSRRDGVPDSENKGGVFWGGTSHATLHTEEVLKAMFKAGCSHLVYGIESFDPTILKNLGKGSTQKNNLEAVPKCLSTGIIPLPNIIIGFPEESFDSIRTTIECMIKIGMYSRPHFATPYPGSEWYYTYKNAILEQYNGDLEAYIEDLGDASKITAVISHNFSPVELLGLQEIVAKRDLRLLEHTIAYYESIGRVKMAPENPYVLPNATFNIIKKKVTTPISEVVSI; encoded by the coding sequence ATGGCAAAGATTCTTTTGATTAACCCAATCATCCGAGAAGAAGACAAACCCAAACACATTCCATACGGTCTGTCACTAATGGCTGCTATTGCCATGGAAAAAGGGCATGAAGTTCAGTTTTACGATGCAAATGCATGGCGACTGGGATACGATGTCATTGAGGAAGTTGCGACTGCTGATGACTGGGATGTCATTGGAATCGGTGGATTGACAACTGCCTATTCTTCTATCAAAAAGATAGTGGGGATTTGTAAGAAAGTTTCTCCTAAAAGTTTCATAATCGCTGGTGGCGGGTTCATTACCAGTATGCCGCTTGATATCATGAATTGGTTGAAAGAGATAGATTTGGGTGTAATAGGGGAAGCCTTTTTAACCTGGCCAGAAATTTTGGAAAAAATTGATAGGAAAGATTTTGATTTCAGCGAATGCCTTGGTGTTTGTTACCGAGATGAAGAAGGTAATCCTGTCTTAACGGATGTTAGGCCAAATATAGCCGACCTAGACATATTGCCTTATCCAGCATGGGATCTGTTGCCCATGGAAATCTATTTTGAAAATTCACAGTTGTTGTATAGCGAGTCCGCTTACCTAGCAAAGCGCCGGATAGACGTTAATGGAAGTCTAGGTTGCAGCTTAGTTTGTAAATACTGTTGGCACCTAGGAATCATTGGTGATATGACAGTCGAGAAGAACGAAAACGGAGTGAAAGACGTTAGATTTTCTTATGGTCGAAACATCAGGTACCATAGTCCGCGCTATATAGTGGACATGGTCAAAACCTTAGTAGAAAAGTATAACATTGATTTTGTTTCGTTCATAGATGAAAACATGATGACCATGGATGCGGCAAGTGGACGAAAATGGCTATTCGAACTTTGCGACCTATGGATTGCAGAAGGACTGCAGCCAACTAGCCGAAGGGACGGAGTTCCCGATAGTGAGAACAAAGGTGGTGTTTTCTGGGGAGGGACAAGCCATGCGACCTTGCATACAGAGGAAGTCCTCAAAGCGATGTTCAAAGCAGGCTGCTCACACCTTGTTTATGGAATCGAATCTTTTGACCCTACAATCTTAAAAAACTTAGGCAAGGGATCTACGCAGAAAAATAATTTGGAAGCAGTTCCAAAATGTCTCTCTACTGGTATTATCCCATTACCGAATATCATCATTGGATTCCCAGAAGAATCGTTTGATAGCATTCGAACAACGATTGAATGTATGATCAAAATTGGAATGTATTCAAGACCGCACTTTGCAACCCCGTATCCAGGCTCAGAATGGTACTACACTTACAAAAATGCGATTTTAGAACAGTACAATGGCGATCTGGAAGCATACATTGAAGATTTGGGTGATGCCTCTAAGATTACTGCTGTTATCTCGCACAATTTCAGCCCGGTTGAATTACTAGGATTGCAGGAAATTGTGGCGAAGAGAGACTTAAGACTTTTAGAGCACACCATTGCTTACTATGAAAGTATAGGAAGGGTAAAGATGGCGCCTGAAAACCCATATGTCTTACCAAATGCAACTTTCAATATTATCAAAAAGAAAGTTACAACGCCTATTTCGGAAGTAGTTAGCATTTGA
- a CDS encoding acylneuraminate cytidylyltransferase family protein, whose product MIENKRILSFIGAREGSKGLPGKNVKDFAGKPLIAWTIGSSIASTCIDFTFVSTDGEEIAEIAKKYGAHVPFFRPKELASDTSNIYDAIRHSILALENIGESFDYVVLLQPTQPLRTKNFLDNFIRSYFSKAKSEFDSMITVKEVDPKYNLIMRLQDGEYLKYFLERDQKIVNRQDLQSLFLVSGVAYIASVKKILSGKRYDDEPVLHYLTDELESSDIDTIEDFHEALKNFEILKSQDRI is encoded by the coding sequence TTGATAGAAAACAAGCGAATTCTCTCTTTCATAGGAGCGAGAGAAGGTTCGAAAGGTTTACCTGGCAAAAACGTAAAAGATTTTGCTGGTAAACCTTTGATTGCTTGGACGATAGGTTCTTCGATCGCATCGACTTGCATAGACTTTACATTCGTTTCAACAGACGGTGAAGAGATAGCTGAGATAGCAAAGAAGTATGGTGCACACGTTCCATTTTTTAGGCCCAAAGAACTAGCTAGTGACACCAGTAACATCTACGACGCGATTCGCCATTCCATCCTGGCACTTGAAAACATAGGGGAATCTTTTGATTACGTAGTCCTATTGCAACCGACTCAGCCTCTGAGAACCAAAAACTTTTTGGACAATTTTATCAGATCCTATTTTTCTAAGGCAAAATCCGAATTCGATTCAATGATAACAGTTAAAGAAGTAGACCCTAAATACAATCTAATCATGCGATTGCAAGATGGGGAGTACCTAAAGTATTTTCTTGAGCGGGACCAAAAGATTGTAAACCGACAAGATCTACAAAGCCTTTTTCTCGTTTCAGGTGTAGCATACATAGCATCTGTCAAAAAAATTCTATCAGGAAAACGCTATGATGATGAACCGGTTTTGCATTATTTAACTGATGAACTAGAGTCTTCTGATATTGATACTATAGAAGATTTCCATGAAGCTCTCAAAAATTTTGAAATATTAAAAAGTCAGGATAGGATATAG
- a CDS encoding 4Fe-4S dicluster domain-containing protein, which translates to MAHIITSKCKENRYTDCVEVCPVDAFHLLENMLVINPETCIDCSACVAECPVSAIYSDQLIPEEEKPFIEFNERESKTSPVIAKKIPPLAK; encoded by the coding sequence ATGGCACATATTATCACTTCTAAATGTAAAGAAAACCGTTATACTGATTGTGTGGAAGTCTGTCCTGTAGATGCCTTCCATCTTTTGGAAAATATGCTTGTGATCAATCCAGAGACTTGCATTGACTGTAGCGCCTGTGTCGCAGAATGTCCTGTTAGTGCAATTTATTCTGATCAACTGATTCCTGAAGAAGAAAAACCATTCATTGAATTCAATGAGAGAGAATCAAAAACAAGCCCGGTTATCGCAAAAAAGATTCCGCCATTAGCTAAATAA
- a CDS encoding GNAT family N-acetyltransferase produces the protein MKIIIRQLVERDLFELSRFFRNAYGEKSAFANQDFLSFYFSNSSQNEGKFNEMGFAAFFGETIVSYYGILHSNLVLNQGVLPIKWMVNAFTLSEYRGKGLNTAIIENLKKRYDTLGVISFPKESLGFYESLGFNTFQRSTLSRYIYNLNEDTFEVVKAINQDVGSAKILLPVKVSPSAQKIDTITSLRDFTGRSFNFHHFPEILTTYRTKNHFTSRYLNNPYITYLITYSNEYDSDASIIVVRKEKLYPTQYFVYRIVDLYGNCDSLGPHIDSLIAKAYEDGALYLDFSCFGVLYEDLFKAKGFSMLKADHIEILPQVTYPIENRKNLEFVALFSKTINVNDLSERNVYFTRGDSDRDRINKLEQINI, from the coding sequence TTGAAAATAATAATTAGGCAGTTGGTTGAGAGAGATCTCTTCGAACTTTCTCGATTTTTTAGAAATGCTTACGGAGAAAAGTCTGCGTTTGCAAACCAAGATTTTTTATCATTCTACTTTTCTAACTCTAGTCAAAATGAAGGTAAGTTCAATGAAATGGGCTTCGCTGCATTTTTTGGGGAAACAATTGTAAGCTATTACGGAATTTTACACTCAAATTTAGTTTTAAATCAAGGAGTTCTGCCAATCAAATGGATGGTAAATGCTTTCACACTTTCTGAATATCGTGGGAAGGGATTGAATACCGCAATCATTGAAAATTTAAAAAAGAGATATGATACACTAGGAGTCATTAGTTTTCCCAAAGAATCGCTTGGATTTTATGAGTCATTAGGATTCAACACATTTCAACGATCAACTCTCTCTCGATATATTTATAATTTAAATGAAGATACTTTTGAAGTAGTAAAAGCAATTAACCAAGATGTTGGTAGTGCAAAAATCTTACTTCCCGTAAAAGTTTCTCCTAGTGCCCAGAAGATTGATACAATAACTAGTTTAAGGGACTTTACTGGAAGGAGCTTTAATTTCCATCACTTTCCAGAAATACTCACAACTTACCGAACCAAGAATCATTTTACATCACGGTACCTAAATAATCCATATATAACTTATCTAATTACTTACTCGAATGAATATGATTCTGATGCTTCCATTATAGTGGTTCGTAAAGAAAAATTATATCCTACTCAATACTTTGTATATCGTATCGTGGATCTCTATGGCAATTGTGACTCACTGGGTCCTCATATAGATTCTTTGATTGCAAAAGCGTATGAAGATGGAGCCTTGTATTTAGATTTTTCTTGCTTCGGGGTATTGTATGAGGATCTTTTTAAAGCAAAAGGATTTTCTATGCTTAAAGCAGATCATATAGAAATTCTACCGCAGGTTACCTATCCTATCGAAAATCGCAAAAATTTGGAATTTGTCGCTCTTTTTTCAAAAACTATCAATGTAAATGATCTTTCTGAGAGGAATGTTTATTTTACGCGCGGTGATTCGGACAGGGATAGAATAAATAAACTGGAACAAATCAATATATGA
- a CDS encoding polysaccharide deacetylase family protein: MKALDLKNFIGQIDYLSKYYHYITMEDFIESIEGRKSLPKNSLLLTFDDGYSDHYLNAFPVLFNKGIQGSFFIPSAPVQEKKILDVNKIHLLLAKSLADSSFQKLYKDIWKLIEKYQKTYELKSLEYYRNIKFPGNGLDTEEVIFIKRMLQSELPYSCRKVILDELFEEYLGVSERVINNELYVNQDQISTMLKSGMHIGSHGHEHFWLHTLTYEEQEQDLRKSLSFLIESGVNPDTLTICYPYGSYNETTIEILKKMNFKLGFIDPSVTGIAELTEKNRFEFPRIDTIDFPYSGDSDSSKWTLELLKN, encoded by the coding sequence ATGAAAGCCCTGGATCTGAAAAATTTTATCGGTCAAATCGATTATTTATCGAAATATTATCATTATATTACGATGGAAGATTTTATTGAATCCATTGAAGGAAGAAAATCTCTGCCGAAGAATTCCTTACTTCTTACTTTTGACGATGGTTATTCAGATCATTACCTCAATGCATTCCCAGTATTATTTAACAAAGGCATCCAAGGTTCCTTTTTTATTCCTTCTGCACCTGTGCAGGAGAAAAAAATATTGGATGTCAATAAAATTCATCTTTTATTAGCAAAGTCTCTAGCTGATTCAAGTTTTCAGAAGTTATATAAAGATATTTGGAAGTTGATAGAAAAATACCAAAAGACGTATGAGTTAAAATCTTTAGAATATTATAGAAATATAAAATTTCCAGGAAATGGCTTAGATACTGAAGAAGTCATATTCATCAAGAGGATGTTACAATCTGAATTGCCTTATTCATGTAGGAAGGTGATCTTGGACGAGCTATTCGAAGAGTATTTAGGAGTCTCGGAGAGAGTTATTAATAATGAATTGTATGTAAATCAAGATCAGATATCAACAATGCTAAAGTCAGGTATGCATATAGGAAGTCATGGTCATGAGCATTTCTGGTTACATACTTTAACTTATGAGGAGCAAGAGCAAGACTTAAGAAAATCTCTCTCTTTCCTTATTGAGTCCGGTGTGAATCCTGATACCCTTACTATTTGTTATCCTTATGGCAGTTATAATGAGACCACAATAGAAATTCTAAAAAAAATGAATTTTAAACTAGGTTTTATAGACCCATCTGTGACAGGGATAGCTGAGCTAACAGAGAAAAATAGGTTTGAATTTCCTCGGATAGATACTATTGATTTTCCATACAGTGGCGATTCGGATAGCAGTAAGTGGACTTTGGAGTTGCTAAAAAATTGA